One part of the Anopheles coustani chromosome 2, idAnoCousDA_361_x.2, whole genome shotgun sequence genome encodes these proteins:
- the LOC131265637 gene encoding luciferin sulfotransferase-like produces the protein MSFEYIEISDPLYVENKEKNGEDDFIMVRAKECSDVPISIPDWQPEAHCFTTRFKNLEKSLLEAEVYPDDVWVSSYPKSGTTWCQEMVWLICNNLNFEAARAESLRTRFPFFDVGLIHDTKTCSFERVRQTPRPRFIKTHLPVSHLPKSYWKVKPKTVYIRRNPKSVAVSYFHHSRGIFYKGTMENFIHSFMREHHFYSPYHAHVIEYHELQGCDNVLYLSYEEMKQDLRSVIGRVCAFFGKSYSEAELQQLLDHLSFESMRENRAVNYEDPNVPRVDGSRFMRKGQLASWKEELPPELIEALDQWTLYKAPKEEHRLLFR, from the exons ATGTCGTTTGAGTACATTGAAATAAGCGATCCATTGTACGTGGAgaataaggaaaaaaatggagaagACGATTTTATCATGGTTCGTGCCAAGGAATGCAGTGATGTTCCCATTTCTATACCGGATTGGCAACCAGAAGCTCATTGCTTTACTACCAG ATttaaaaatttggaaaaaagtCTTCTGGAAGCGGAAGTGTATCCTGACGACGTGTGGGTTTCTTCATACCCGAAAAGTGGAACAACATGGTGTCAGGAGATGGTCTGGCTGATTTGTAACAATCTTAACTTCGAAGCCGCTCGAGCAGAATCATTGCGAacccgttttcctttcttcga TGTTGGCTTGATTCACGACACGAAAACGTGCTCGTTCGAGCGTGTCCGTCAGACACCGCGCCCACGTTTCATCAAGACCCATCTACCGGTGTCGCATCTTCCGAAAAGCTACTGGAAAGTTAAACCGAAAACAGTGTACATCAGACGAAACCCGAAATCGGTGGCTGTGTCCTACTTCCATCACTCTCGTGGCATTTTTTACAAGGGAACAATGGAGAATTTTATTCATTCCTTTATGCGCGAACATCATTTCTACTCACCCTATCATGCCCATGTGATCGAGTATCACGAACTACAGGGTTGCGATAATGTGCTTTATCTCTCGTACgaagaaatgaaacaagaTTTACGATCCGTTATCGGAAGGGTTTGCGCGTTCTTTGGTAAATCCTATAGCGAAGCAGAGTTGCAGCAGCTCCTCGATCATCTTTCGTTTGAGTCTATGCGTGAAAACCGTGCCGTAAATTACGAAGATCCGAATGTGCCGCGCGTGGATGGTTCACGTTTTATGCGTAAGGGGCAGTTGGCTAGCTGGAAGGAGGAGCTTCCACCGGAACTGATCGAGGCGCTTGACCAATGGACATTGTATAAAGCACCGAAAGAAGAACACAGACTTTTGTTTCGATAA